One stretch of Sebastes umbrosus isolate fSebUmb1 chromosome 5, fSebUmb1.pri, whole genome shotgun sequence DNA includes these proteins:
- the org gene encoding oogenesis-related: MTCEIQRDSVELLEQPENTEEELVVRRGGVFWLFSLVVRTYRGFWWVLGYRQQEKAAAAVGPSSSSPARQSLAGRKRLHRVTRVLLSILPRWMQGALGYPVSSSIGRTLSPEIQVSPTKPCGKGSKRKQDELDEEDDEQNQTWVEALHQELVDDEGLEEDPNYEPSTIETESEEYRSHNSTESDIEVEEKGVVIEDVNTSVEMSSPSEVCSLAV; encoded by the exons ATGACTTGTGAGATCCAGAGAGACTCCGTGGAGCTACTGGAGCAGCCCGAAAACACTGAG GAGGAGCTGGTTGTGAGGAGAGGCGGCGTGTTCTGGCTCTTCAGCCTCGTGGTA CGCACATACCGCGGGTTCTGGTGGGTGTTGGGTTACCGGCAGCAggagaaagcagcagcagccgtcGGTCCGTCGTCCTCCAGTCCAGCCCGGCAGAGCCTCGCCGGACGGAAGCGCCTCCACCGGGTCACCAGAGTCCTGCTCTCCATCCTGCCCCGCTGGATGCAGGGCGCTCTGGGCTACCCGGTGTCCAGCAGCATCGGCCGCACACTCTCTCCAG AAATCCAAGTCTCTCCTACTAAACCTTGTGGAAAGGGCAGCAAGCGAAAGCAGGATGAGTTggatgaggaggatgacgaGCAGAATCAGACCTGGGTGGAGGCGCTCCATCAGGAGCTCGTTGACGACGAAGGCCTCGAGGAAGATCCTAACTATGAG CCCAGTACCATAGAGACTGAGAGTGAAGAGTACCGCTCGCACAACAGCACAGAAAGCGACATTGAGGTTGAGGAGAAAGGCGTGGTCATTGAGGACGTGAACACG aGTGTTGAGATGTCCTCTCCATCTGAAGTCTGTAGCCTGGCTGTTTAA